One [Clostridium] saccharolyticum WM1 DNA segment encodes these proteins:
- a CDS encoding DUF2304 domain-containing protein, with the protein MTVLLRCVLICVSVLLTFYLLKRIRHSKMKIEDSIFWVMFALLLVVFSVFPRLADFISRMVGTYSTANFIFTFMIFILLVKVFFQSVKISQLERRMTELIQMLALDREEAREKEEGRHEAHSE; encoded by the coding sequence ATGACGGTTTTGCTTCGCTGCGTACTGATATGCGTTTCCGTATTACTCACATTTTATTTACTAAAAAGAATACGCCACTCCAAGATGAAGATAGAGGATTCCATTTTCTGGGTGATGTTTGCCTTGCTATTGGTGGTGTTCAGTGTATTCCCAAGATTGGCTGATTTCATATCCCGGATGGTGGGTACCTATTCCACCGCCAACTTTATCTTTACCTTTATGATTTTTATTCTGCTGGTAAAGGTTTTTTTCCAGTCTGTAAAAATATCACAGCTGGAGCGGAGAATGACAGAGCTGATCCAGATGCTGGCTTTGGACAGGGAAGAGGCCAGGGAGAAGGAGGAGGGCCGGCATGAAGCTCATTCTGAATAA
- a CDS encoding glycosyltransferase family 2 protein produces the protein MSGVDGSKIMASISCLTFNHGAYIRQALDSFLMQKTNFEYEILVHDDASTDGTGEILREYGEKYPDKVKPLIQRSNQYSQGIDNISGAFNFPRVRGKYIFMCDGDDYWISPDKMQKQVDYLEAHPDCTLCIHSAEIELVGKALTEKKMRPYRGNRVITPEEIVDKPSGYAMSSMAFPSRLVKELPDYYVDCPVGDTPLQMMAAAQGYCYYMDEPMSAYRVGVAGSWTSEGKSGDYARKQQIYWERMKKVYEEFDAATEGRLRQAAESAAKRTYYHTMVNTRQFKEIMNPEYRRYYKELTARTRFFIQAERCAPGAYGLLRRMFLGKNG, from the coding sequence ATGAGTGGCGTTGACGGTTCAAAAATTATGGCCAGCATAAGCTGTCTGACCTTTAACCATGGGGCTTATATCAGGCAGGCCCTGGATAGCTTTCTGATGCAGAAAACAAATTTTGAATATGAGATTCTGGTCCATGACGATGCGTCCACCGATGGGACAGGAGAGATCCTGAGGGAATATGGAGAAAAATACCCGGATAAGGTAAAGCCTTTGATACAAAGGTCGAACCAGTATTCCCAGGGGATCGACAATATCAGCGGTGCCTTTAATTTTCCCAGGGTCAGAGGCAAATATATTTTCATGTGCGACGGGGATGATTACTGGATTTCTCCGGATAAGATGCAAAAGCAGGTGGATTACTTAGAGGCTCATCCGGACTGCACCCTTTGCATACACAGCGCAGAGATCGAATTGGTGGGAAAGGCTCTGACAGAAAAAAAGATGAGGCCTTACCGGGGAAACCGGGTGATCACACCGGAAGAGATCGTGGACAAGCCTTCCGGTTATGCCATGTCTTCCATGGCTTTTCCTTCCCGCCTGGTAAAGGAGCTTCCGGATTATTATGTGGATTGTCCGGTGGGAGATACTCCCCTGCAGATGATGGCGGCTGCACAAGGGTATTGTTATTACATGGATGAACCTATGAGTGCCTACCGGGTAGGAGTGGCAGGCTCCTGGACTTCGGAGGGAAAAAGCGGAGATTATGCAAGAAAGCAGCAGATTTACTGGGAACGGATGAAAAAAGTGTATGAAGAATTTGACGCTGCAACAGAAGGACGTTTAAGGCAGGCAGCGGAGAGTGCCGCAAAACGGACATATTATCATACCATGGTCAATACCAGGCAGTTTAAAGAGATCATGAATCCGGAGTACCGCAGGTATTACAAGGAACTCACAGCCAGAACCAGGTTCTTTATCCAGGCCGAGCGCTGTGCTCCTGGGGCTTATGGGCTGCTAAGGAGAATGTTTCTTGGAAAGAATGGGTAG
- a CDS encoding glycosyltransferase family A protein has product MEEKRQEKTVDVIIPVYKPDETLKRLLKLLGEQSYPIRRIIIMNTEQSYWKEEYSQMPNLEVHHVRKEDFDHGGTRNRGAGYSQADVMVFMTDDAVPADKNLINALLKGLAQTGKDGEKVVMAYGRQLPNPDCALAEQYTRSFNYPEQSRIKTADDLGKLGIKTFFASNVCCAYDRAEFLKAGGFIEKTIFNEDMIYAGNAVIHRRQAVAYEAGAKVYHSHNYGCIAQLKRNFDLAVSQADHPEVFEGIRSEGEGIRLVKKTCAWLAKEGKPWLIPGVIVKSGFKYIGYLLGKRYRSLPRRLILCLTMNKAYWSK; this is encoded by the coding sequence ATGGAAGAAAAAAGACAGGAAAAAACCGTCGATGTGATTATTCCGGTATACAAGCCCGATGAGACTTTAAAACGTCTTCTGAAACTCCTGGGAGAACAGTCCTATCCCATCCGCCGGATCATCATCATGAACACGGAACAGTCCTATTGGAAGGAAGAGTACAGCCAGATGCCGAACCTGGAAGTGCACCATGTGAGGAAAGAGGATTTTGACCATGGCGGTACCAGAAACCGGGGAGCCGGTTATTCCCAGGCTGATGTAATGGTGTTTATGACCGATGATGCGGTTCCGGCGGATAAAAACTTGATAAATGCGCTGTTAAAGGGACTGGCCCAGACGGGAAAAGACGGAGAAAAAGTGGTTATGGCCTATGGAAGACAGCTGCCCAATCCTGACTGCGCCCTGGCGGAGCAGTATACCCGTTCCTTTAATTATCCGGAGCAGAGCCGCATAAAAACGGCAGACGATTTAGGAAAGCTGGGAATCAAGACCTTCTTTGCCTCCAACGTCTGCTGTGCCTATGACCGGGCTGAATTTTTAAAGGCCGGAGGATTTATAGAGAAGACGATTTTTAATGAAGACATGATTTATGCGGGAAATGCGGTAATCCATCGCAGGCAGGCGGTTGCCTACGAAGCCGGTGCAAAGGTATATCATTCCCACAATTACGGCTGCATTGCCCAGCTTAAGCGGAATTTTGACCTGGCAGTATCCCAGGCTGACCACCCGGAAGTATTTGAAGGGATCCGTTCGGAAGGCGAGGGCATCCGCCTTGTGAAAAAAACCTGCGCCTGGCTTGCAAAGGAAGGGAAGCCATGGCTGATCCCCGGGGTGATTGTAAAAAGCGGATTTAAATACATTGGTTACCTGTTGGGAAAACGGTACCGGTCCCTGCCCAGGCGGCTGATTTTATGTCTTACGATGAACAAAGCGTATTGGAGCAAATAA
- a CDS encoding ATP-grasp domain-containing protein, protein MDTVLVTAIGSFSADIVIKNLRTYGCRVVGCDIYPGEWIADSGNVASFYQVPLATDEKRYIDSVLDLCRKEKVEALMVLTDVEVDVWNRHREELSKASLTLCLSSEETLSICRDKRKLCRFLSEKGIGNPIPTQELWEADLESLSFPAVVKPFNGRSSQGLRYLHSFEEMKGFLESASPEGLIVQPFYPGSIMTVDVVRQAETGESIAVCRKELLRTPSGAGTSVLVYSDSHLEAMCREIAHVLNVNGCVNFEFIQGEDGTYHMLECNPRFSGGVEFSCMAGYDCIINHLRCFTGEAIEPLKELKSLYIARKYEEYITKVNAGKGGEE, encoded by the coding sequence ATGGATACAGTACTGGTGACAGCAATCGGGTCATTTTCAGCAGATATCGTTATCAAGAATTTAAGAACATACGGCTGCCGGGTGGTTGGCTGCGATATTTATCCGGGGGAGTGGATCGCTGACTCCGGGAATGTGGCGTCTTTTTACCAGGTCCCCCTTGCCACAGACGAGAAAAGGTATATAGACTCCGTCTTAGACCTGTGCAGGAAAGAGAAGGTGGAGGCTCTGATGGTTCTCACGGATGTGGAAGTGGACGTGTGGAACCGCCACCGGGAAGAATTGTCAAAGGCCTCATTAACCTTATGCCTTTCCTCGGAGGAGACCCTTTCTATTTGCAGGGACAAAAGGAAGCTGTGCCGTTTTCTTTCAGAAAAGGGCATTGGAAATCCCATTCCTACCCAGGAGCTTTGGGAAGCGGACTTAGAGAGCCTTTCCTTTCCTGCGGTTGTCAAGCCCTTTAACGGAAGAAGCAGTCAGGGACTTCGTTACCTTCATTCTTTTGAAGAGATGAAAGGCTTTCTGGAAAGCGCCAGCCCTGAGGGACTCATTGTACAGCCTTTTTATCCGGGAAGCATTATGACCGTAGATGTGGTAAGGCAGGCGGAAACAGGGGAAAGTATCGCTGTGTGCCGGAAGGAGCTATTGCGGACTCCAAGCGGTGCGGGAACCTCGGTCCTTGTATATTCGGATTCCCATCTGGAAGCCATGTGCAGGGAAATTGCCCATGTACTTAACGTTAACGGTTGTGTGAACTTTGAATTTATTCAGGGGGAGGACGGAACGTATCACATGCTGGAATGCAATCCCCGCTTTTCGGGAGGTGTGGAATTTTCCTGCATGGCAGGATACGACTGTATCATCAATCATTTAAGGTGTTTTACGGGGGAAGCCATAGAACCGTTGAAGGAACTTAAAAGCTTGTATATTGCAAGAAAATACGAGGAATATATTACAAAAGTAAATGCAGGAAAGGGCGGAGAGGAATGA
- a CDS encoding glycosyltransferase family 2 protein: MDKVLVVIPAYNEALNIERVVGEVIENYPMFDYVIINDGSTDHTADICRKHGWKIIDLPMNLGLAGAFQTGLKYAHRRGYRYAIQFDGDGQHRPEYILPMKEKMDEGFDIVIGSRFVTEKKPHSMRMVGSRLLSGSIWFTTGVKVSDPTSGMRMFSRKMIKEFADGLNYGPEPDTISYLIRQGAKVAEIPVVMDDRIQGESYLNPINAARYMGKMLFSILLVQSFRIRDRR, from the coding sequence ATGGATAAGGTACTGGTAGTGATACCTGCATACAATGAGGCTTTAAATATTGAACGTGTGGTAGGGGAAGTCATTGAAAATTATCCCATGTTTGATTATGTGATCATCAATGACGGTTCCACCGATCATACAGCGGATATCTGCAGAAAGCATGGGTGGAAGATCATCGACCTGCCTATGAACTTAGGACTTGCCGGAGCGTTTCAGACCGGACTTAAGTACGCCCACAGGCGGGGATACCGGTATGCCATACAGTTTGACGGCGACGGGCAGCACCGGCCGGAATACATACTGCCCATGAAAGAGAAAATGGATGAAGGATTTGACATAGTAATCGGCTCCAGATTTGTAACGGAGAAAAAGCCGCATTCCATGCGGATGGTTGGAAGCAGGCTCTTAAGCGGTTCCATCTGGTTCACCACAGGGGTAAAGGTCAGTGACCCCACCTCTGGGATGCGCATGTTCAGCAGGAAAATGATCAAGGAATTTGCTGACGGCTTAAATTACGGCCCCGAGCCAGATACCATTTCCTATCTCATCCGGCAGGGAGCAAAGGTAGCGGAGATCCCGGTGGTCATGGATGATCGGATCCAGGGAGAGAGCTATTTAAATCCCATCAATGCAGCCCGTTATATGGGGAAAATGCTGTTTTCCATATTGCTGGTACAAAGCTTCCGTATCAGGGACAGAAGATAA
- a CDS encoding DUF2142 domain-containing protein, with protein MKLILNKNGLLLTAGTIFILAFLFLKTYMETIVGIPSPEFEAVRRFYWWLIVFGCGFLACLGGTLWILKDPPLFLFPGTVVVLGLFYMLVLTPFSTPDESAHFVSAYRLSSQFMGKQAVADDGFLAQATEEEKERISRGANVLVRSGDDVPGLYTAVGQSTYNLVLTEMFSLDNSREMTVRYEIPVNTTPVVYIPQAVGISLARLFHLGYIPLVYLGRLFNLLAFAGMAAMAVRVTPLKKELFMAVSCLPMTLHLAASFSYDAAFIGLSMMFFSWCFYLAYEKEKVTVRDTVLLALLLILLEPGKIVYLPVAGICLFIPASKFKSKKHYWISVISVIIAVIAAVFLVNRLVLSAWATSTESYVGWSEAAGYTLKDVWEHPYQIFQVYYETLVTQFDYYLITMLGGFLGNLDPDLTVPPFCLAILWYVLIASVIRREGEEAPMSGGQKGWMVFLVFLSACLVLASMLLGWTPKELTYITGVQGRYFIPLLPLVLLVIFDKRLVTSLDLRKSAWYLECFVSIYALIRICSTACLRY; from the coding sequence ATGAAGCTCATTCTGAATAAAAATGGATTGTTGCTTACAGCGGGAACCATCTTTATTCTCGCTTTTCTTTTTCTAAAGACCTATATGGAGACCATTGTAGGCATTCCTTCTCCGGAATTTGAGGCGGTCCGCCGTTTTTACTGGTGGCTGATCGTGTTTGGCTGTGGATTTCTGGCATGTCTGGGAGGGACTCTGTGGATACTTAAGGACCCCCCGCTTTTTTTGTTTCCAGGGACCGTGGTGGTTCTGGGCTTGTTTTATATGTTAGTCTTAACCCCCTTTTCCACCCCCGATGAATCCGCTCATTTTGTCAGCGCTTACCGGCTTTCCAGTCAGTTTATGGGAAAACAGGCAGTGGCTGATGACGGCTTTCTTGCCCAGGCAACGGAGGAGGAGAAAGAGAGGATCAGCCGGGGGGCCAATGTCCTGGTGCGAAGCGGCGATGATGTTCCCGGACTTTATACCGCAGTGGGGCAGTCCACATACAACCTGGTTCTTACGGAGATGTTCTCCCTTGATAACAGCCGGGAAATGACAGTCCGCTATGAAATACCGGTGAATACCACACCGGTGGTCTACATTCCCCAGGCAGTTGGAATCAGCCTTGCCAGGCTGTTTCATCTGGGTTATATCCCATTGGTATATCTTGGCAGGCTGTTTAATCTTTTGGCCTTTGCAGGTATGGCAGCCATGGCTGTCCGGGTCACACCTTTAAAAAAGGAGCTTTTCATGGCAGTGTCGTGCCTTCCCATGACCCTTCATCTGGCAGCATCCTTTTCCTATGATGCGGCTTTTATCGGCCTGTCCATGATGTTTTTTTCCTGGTGCTTTTATCTGGCTTATGAAAAAGAAAAGGTGACCGTAAGGGACACGGTACTTCTGGCTCTGTTACTGATCCTGCTGGAGCCGGGAAAAATCGTTTACCTGCCGGTAGCAGGGATCTGCCTGTTTATTCCCGCTTCTAAATTCAAGTCCAAAAAGCATTATTGGATTTCCGTCATAAGCGTTATCATTGCCGTCATTGCTGCGGTCTTTCTGGTAAACCGCCTGGTCCTTTCTGCCTGGGCTACATCTACGGAAAGCTATGTGGGATGGAGTGAAGCGGCAGGGTATACGCTGAAAGATGTGTGGGAACACCCCTATCAGATCTTTCAGGTATATTATGAGACCCTGGTGACCCAGTTTGATTATTATCTGATTACCATGCTGGGAGGATTTCTGGGCAATTTAGATCCTGATCTGACAGTACCGCCCTTCTGCCTGGCCATTCTGTGGTATGTGCTTATTGCAAGCGTTATCAGAAGGGAGGGGGAAGAAGCTCCCATGTCAGGAGGACAGAAGGGCTGGATGGTTTTTCTGGTGTTTCTAAGCGCCTGCCTGGTTCTGGCCTCCATGCTGCTAGGCTGGACCCCAAAGGAGCTTACCTATATAACGGGAGTCCAGGGAAGGTATTTTATCCCCCTGCTGCCTCTTGTGCTGCTTGTCATATTTGATAAACGCCTGGTTACAAGTCTGGATTTAAGAAAAAGCGCCTGGTATCTGGAGTGCTTTGTAAGCATCTATGCCCTGATACGCATTTGTTCCACAGCGTGTCTGCGCTATTGA
- a CDS encoding L,D-transpeptidase, translating into MRKLTRSLMVLCLTAALVSGQASLAWAEEAYGPGFKNGVPIRQSDGKSETQSQTSTQTQGGTTTEEAETALANAGIEIGKEGEGGGEDGVVDEATRAAQEALKANFPRLQTTVMIGDSNWSQPFVNDAWITNNGQGFHGLSTFLTNIVGNVLYRTYTSSTGWSPWVLNGQQTTNYANDINIEAVQMRFSGYVNNQFDLYYTAQLEDGTTMDWAKNGTTTGTMGTGHYITGLRMAYYAKNSQFPYATEKPVISAVADGMRQIDGGLRYFNGDGTSFTGWAWAGNERYYFQDSYPVTGWQYIDGYKYYFDESGRMLSDLEPVIGAKGPYLISINKTMNCMTIFVKDGNNGFIIPLKSFLTSTGPDTPLGTFQTPAKYRWRDMNHGIFTQYATRIWKGFLIHSILYSSPNNMTLDPTTYNYMSIAQSAGCVRLLSGDAKWVYDHCPIGTTVTIYESPVPGPYERPAIEQIIPETQTWDPSDPNVAR; encoded by the coding sequence ATGCGTAAACTGACACGCAGCCTGATGGTACTCTGCCTGACGGCTGCTCTTGTTTCAGGACAGGCTTCCCTTGCATGGGCAGAAGAAGCATATGGACCGGGATTTAAAAATGGCGTCCCTATCCGTCAGAGTGACGGCAAGTCTGAGACACAGAGCCAGACGAGCACCCAGACTCAGGGAGGCACAACTACGGAAGAAGCGGAAACCGCTTTGGCAAATGCCGGCATAGAAATTGGAAAAGAAGGGGAAGGCGGCGGCGAAGACGGCGTGGTGGATGAAGCTACCAGGGCTGCCCAGGAAGCTTTAAAAGCCAATTTCCCCCGGCTTCAGACTACGGTTATGATTGGTGACAGCAACTGGTCACAACCTTTTGTAAACGATGCATGGATCACAAATAATGGACAAGGGTTTCACGGACTGTCTACCTTTCTTACCAACATTGTAGGAAATGTGCTTTACCGGACCTATACCTCCAGCACCGGATGGTCTCCATGGGTTTTAAACGGACAGCAGACGACCAACTATGCCAATGACATTAATATAGAAGCAGTGCAGATGAGGTTCTCCGGTTATGTGAATAACCAGTTTGACCTATACTATACTGCTCAGTTGGAAGACGGGACCACCATGGACTGGGCCAAAAACGGGACCACCACAGGTACCATGGGCACCGGACATTACATAACAGGGCTGAGAATGGCCTATTATGCCAAGAATTCCCAATTCCCCTATGCAACAGAAAAGCCTGTGATTTCCGCAGTTGCTGACGGAATGCGTCAGATCGACGGCGGTCTCCGGTACTTTAACGGAGACGGTACTTCCTTTACCGGGTGGGCATGGGCAGGCAATGAACGTTACTATTTCCAGGATTCCTATCCTGTAACCGGATGGCAGTATATTGACGGCTACAAATATTACTTTGATGAATCCGGAAGAATGCTCTCCGACTTAGAGCCTGTCATCGGTGCAAAGGGACCGTATCTCATCAGCATCAACAAGACCATGAACTGCATGACCATCTTTGTTAAGGACGGAAACAACGGCTTTATTATACCGTTAAAATCCTTTTTAACCTCTACCGGGCCTGACACCCCTCTTGGGACATTCCAGACTCCGGCAAAATACCGCTGGAGAGATATGAACCATGGAATCTTTACCCAGTACGCTACCCGTATCTGGAAGGGCTTTTTAATTCATTCTATCTTGTACAGCAGCCCTAACAATATGACCCTGGATCCGACGACTTATAATTACATGAGCATCGCCCAGTCCGCCGGATGCGTCCGCCTCCTCTCCGGTGACGCCAAGTGGGTATATGACCACTGTCCCATTGGAACTACCGTTACGATTTACGAATCACCGGTTCCGGGACCTTATGAGAGACCGGCCATTGAACAGATCATACCCGAAACCCAGACCTGGGATCCTTCCGATCCTAATGTTGCACGGTAA
- a CDS encoding lipopolysaccharide biosynthesis protein — MYQENMKKKVLSGLFWKVMENGGTQGIQFLVSVLLARMLTPAESGEVMLIMIFITIGNVFVQSGFNTSLIQKRTVDEADYSSAFYISGAIAFVLYVVLFFSAPAIASFYGQPVFIPVLRVLSVTLFFGAFTSVQSAVVSRNMEFRKLCLASLFAALCSGVIGVFLATRGMGLWALVMQQFFYSLFLMVMLAFLVKWRPRLLFSAKKAGELFSYGWKILCSGLIDTVFNNVYGLVIGKLYNSSMMGQYSRGNQFPALIANNLGAAIQSVMLPAFSACQEDRDRVKRMVRRSIVTSSYLVFPMMAGLIAVAEPMVKLLLTDRYLPCVPMLRMLCVAYATWPLHVANLQAINALGKSEIFLKLEIIKKAVSMIALLVSIPFGIYTMVALKAVTDFICTFINAYPNKKLLNYSFFEQWKDVLPSLLLSAAMCLFTYAVQYAVKGTFLTLIVQILVGVAVYGGLSWLFRLEAFLYLCRMLRIAKQ; from the coding sequence ATGTACCAGGAAAATATGAAAAAAAAGGTCCTTTCCGGCCTGTTTTGGAAAGTGATGGAAAACGGTGGTACACAGGGGATTCAGTTCCTTGTATCGGTTCTGCTTGCCAGGATGCTGACACCGGCAGAGTCCGGAGAAGTCATGCTCATTATGATATTCATTACAATAGGAAATGTGTTTGTCCAAAGCGGGTTTAATACCTCACTGATCCAGAAACGGACGGTGGATGAGGCGGATTATTCCTCTGCATTTTATATCAGCGGAGCCATTGCCTTTGTTCTCTATGTGGTTCTTTTTTTCTCGGCACCTGCCATTGCATCTTTTTACGGACAGCCTGTTTTTATTCCGGTACTCCGGGTCCTTTCCGTGACCCTGTTTTTTGGTGCCTTTACTTCTGTGCAGTCTGCAGTGGTCTCCAGGAATATGGAGTTTCGGAAGCTATGTCTGGCAAGCCTGTTTGCTGCTCTCTGTTCCGGAGTGATCGGTGTTTTTCTGGCAACCAGGGGAATGGGGCTATGGGCCCTTGTCATGCAGCAGTTTTTTTACAGCTTATTCCTGATGGTCATGCTTGCTTTTCTGGTGAAATGGAGGCCGAGGCTTCTGTTTTCGGCCAAAAAGGCAGGGGAATTGTTTTCCTACGGCTGGAAAATTTTATGTTCCGGCCTTATTGATACGGTATTTAATAATGTTTATGGGCTTGTGATCGGGAAGCTATATAATTCCTCCATGATGGGGCAATACTCAAGAGGAAACCAGTTTCCCGCCCTGATCGCGAATAATCTTGGGGCGGCTATCCAGTCGGTCATGCTTCCGGCCTTTTCCGCCTGCCAGGAGGATAGGGACAGGGTAAAACGCATGGTGAGAAGGTCCATCGTCACCAGCTCCTATCTGGTATTTCCCATGATGGCGGGGTTGATCGCCGTGGCGGAGCCTATGGTAAAGCTGCTTTTGACAGATCGTTATCTGCCCTGTGTTCCCATGCTGCGGATGCTGTGTGTAGCCTATGCCACCTGGCCCCTGCATGTAGCCAATTTACAGGCGATCAATGCCCTGGGAAAAAGTGAAATATTCTTAAAACTTGAAATCATTAAGAAGGCAGTGAGCATGATTGCCCTTCTGGTGAGCATCCCCTTTGGGATCTATACCATGGTGGCCTTAAAGGCAGTAACCGATTTTATCTGTACCTTTATCAATGCCTATCCTAATAAGAAGCTTTTGAATTACAGTTTTTTTGAGCAGTGGAAGGATGTGCTGCCATCCCTTCTGTTATCAGCTGCCATGTGCCTCTTTACCTACGCAGTGCAATATGCGGTCAAAGGGACCTTTCTGACTTTAATTGTTCAGATTCTTGTGGGAGTTGCCGTCTATGGAGGACTTTCCTGGCTGTTCCGGCTGGAAGCCTTTCTGTATCTGTGCCGTATGTTAAGGATTGCAAAACAGTAG
- a CDS encoding lipopolysaccharide biosynthesis protein, whose translation MERKNVAWNMIGSLVYAGSSMILTALVNHLVGTEQGGIFGFAFSTFGQQMFLVAYFGMRPLQSTDTSQSYTFLEYRMARLATCLMAVLFGICYIIFHTFSPSADYTVQKALVVFLMVVYKVLDGFADVYESEFQRNGRLYLTGQAMAFRTLLSVFCFLGTLAVTKDLLLSCVVAVLSQGAGILLFDKRAAERVPGITFTRTPGRQWKLVQDSFLLFLSVFLDGLIFAMAKYAVDARMTSTDNAVFVAIFMPTSVINLAANFVIRPFLTRMSHQWEEKKFSEFKSGLKKLSGIIALLTVIALAGAWAIGVPVLGAISNVELKPYLPGLLFIVLGGGFFAVMNLFYYVLVIMKEQKRIFFGYVPVSIFSFFFSFWLVGVGGINGGAFSYMMEMLLLMLCFMGQAVRVFIKEERPAGIL comes from the coding sequence ATGGAACGAAAAAATGTGGCCTGGAATATGATCGGTAGCCTGGTTTACGCAGGCTCCAGCATGATCCTTACGGCCCTTGTCAATCATCTGGTAGGAACGGAACAGGGAGGCATCTTTGGCTTTGCCTTCAGCACCTTTGGGCAGCAGATGTTTCTGGTGGCCTATTTTGGTATGAGACCCTTGCAAAGCACGGATACCAGCCAAAGCTATACCTTTCTTGAATACCGCATGGCCCGTTTGGCCACCTGCCTCATGGCAGTCCTTTTTGGGATATGTTATATCATCTTTCACACCTTTTCCCCATCTGCGGATTATACAGTCCAAAAGGCATTGGTTGTATTTTTAATGGTGGTATATAAGGTTCTTGACGGGTTTGCCGATGTATATGAATCGGAATTTCAGAGGAATGGACGGCTGTACCTAACGGGACAGGCCATGGCCTTCCGTACCCTTCTATCCGTGTTCTGTTTTTTGGGAACTCTGGCTGTTACAAAGGATTTATTATTATCCTGCGTGGTTGCGGTCCTGTCCCAGGGCGCCGGGATCCTGCTCTTTGATAAAAGGGCGGCAGAGCGTGTGCCGGGAATTACGTTTACCAGGACCCCGGGCAGACAGTGGAAGCTTGTTCAGGATAGTTTTTTGCTGTTTTTGTCTGTTTTTTTAGACGGGCTCATTTTTGCCATGGCAAAATATGCGGTGGATGCGCGGATGACTTCTACAGACAACGCTGTTTTTGTAGCTATTTTTATGCCCACTTCGGTCATCAATCTGGCGGCAAATTTTGTGATCCGTCCCTTCCTTACCAGGATGTCCCATCAGTGGGAGGAGAAGAAATTTTCCGAATTCAAGTCCGGTCTAAAGAAGCTTTCCGGAATCATAGCCCTTCTTACGGTAATTGCCCTGGCAGGAGCCTGGGCCATCGGGGTCCCTGTGCTGGGAGCCATTTCCAATGTAGAGCTTAAGCCTTACCTTCCGGGTCTTCTTTTCATTGTGCTTGGAGGCGGCTTTTTTGCAGTGATGAATCTGTTTTACTATGTCCTTGTTATCATGAAGGAGCAAAAGAGGATCTTTTTCGGTTATGTGCCGGTTAGTATTTTTTCCTTTTTCTTTTCCTTTTGGCTGGTAGGAGTGGGAGGAATCAACGGAGGAGCCTTCTCCTACATGATGGAAATGCTGCTTCTCATGCTTTGCTTCATGGGGCAGGCGGTCCGGGTCTTCATCAAAGAGGAACGTCCTGCAGGCATACTTTAA